One genomic window of Thermococcus indicus includes the following:
- a CDS encoding formate--phosphoribosylaminoimidazolecarboxamide ligase family protein has protein sequence MISREEILSVLERYDPEKITVGVIGSHSALDIADGAKEEGLPVLVVAQRGRHRTYAEYFKLRKTRDGLIKGFIDEVIVLDRFAQIINVQGELVKRNVIFVPNRSFVVYTGIDRVENDFKVPLFGSRNLLRSEERSEEKSYYWLLEKAGLPYPEPVKPEEIDEVGLAIVKLPHAKKRLERGFFTAASYREFREKAERLKKLGVITEEDLAKARIERYIIGPVFNFDFFYSPIDGEIELLGIDWRFETSLDGHVRLPASQQLTLPEHQFEPEYTVTGHASSTLRESLLEKVFDMAERYVKATQEYYPPGIIGPFTLQTTVDKDLNFYIYDVAPRTGGGTNIHMAMGHPYGNSLWRKPMSTGRRIALEIKRAVELDELEKVVT, from the coding sequence ATGATAAGCCGTGAAGAAATCTTAAGCGTTCTCGAAAGATACGACCCCGAGAAGATAACCGTTGGAGTAATCGGGAGCCACTCCGCACTCGACATAGCCGACGGTGCCAAGGAAGAAGGTTTGCCCGTTCTGGTCGTTGCCCAGCGCGGTAGGCACAGGACATACGCGGAATACTTTAAGCTCAGGAAAACGAGGGATGGTCTGATAAAGGGCTTCATAGACGAGGTTATTGTCCTCGACAGGTTCGCCCAGATAATAAACGTTCAGGGGGAGCTGGTGAAGAGGAACGTCATCTTCGTGCCCAATCGCTCCTTCGTTGTTTACACGGGCATTGATAGGGTTGAGAACGACTTCAAAGTCCCCCTCTTCGGCAGCAGGAACCTCCTCAGGAGCGAGGAGAGGAGCGAGGAGAAGAGCTACTACTGGCTCCTTGAGAAGGCCGGTCTTCCCTATCCGGAGCCGGTGAAGCCGGAGGAGATTGACGAGGTCGGTCTGGCGATAGTCAAGCTTCCCCATGCCAAGAAGAGACTTGAGAGGGGATTTTTTACGGCTGCCTCTTACAGGGAGTTCCGCGAGAAGGCCGAGAGGCTGAAAAAGCTCGGCGTAATCACGGAGGAGGACCTCGCCAAAGCGAGAATCGAGCGCTACATCATCGGTCCGGTCTTCAACTTCGACTTCTTCTACTCGCCGATTGATGGAGAGATAGAGCTTTTGGGAATAGACTGGCGCTTCGAGACGAGTTTAGACGGTCACGTTCGCCTTCCAGCGAGCCAGCAGCTAACACTGCCGGAGCACCAGTTCGAGCCTGAGTACACCGTCACAGGTCATGCATCATCAACGCTCCGTGAATCCCTTTTGGAAAAGGTCTTCGATATGGCCGAGCGTTACGTGAAGGCCACCCAGGAGTACTACCCGCCGGGAATAATCGGGCCGTTTACACTCCAGACGACCGTTGATAAAGACCTCAACTTCTACATCTACGACGTAGCTCCAAGAACCGGCGGCGGAACGAACATCCACATGGCGATGGGTCACCCCTATGGGAATTCCCTCTGGAGGAAGCCGATGAGCACCGGGAGGAGAATAGCCCTTGAGATAAAGCGCGCGGTTGAGCTGGACGAGCTGGAGAAGGTTGTTACATGA